The following proteins come from a genomic window of Trifolium pratense cultivar HEN17-A07 linkage group LG4, ARS_RC_1.1, whole genome shotgun sequence:
- the LOC123920851 gene encoding protein FAR-RED IMPAIRED RESPONSE 1-like: MEVVDENEQLIIEGNREHVVVSHVTNDSHLSDPNANESQEPYIGMEFEPRFFYAIDLDDENRVKNVFWVDAKGREDYQEFGDVISFDTTYITNKYKMPFAPFIGVNNHFQSRLLGCALLADETSNTFIWLMKTWLRAMGGNPPNAIITDQDRAMKVAIREVFPNTRHRFCLWHILRKVPEKLSHVLRNNEDFKKHFNSCIYRSWSKKQFEDKWQEMVEKFQLLEDQWLQSLYEEREYWVPVYMKDTFFGGMSTTQRSESINSFFDKYVCKKTTLKEFVEKYKVALHDREEAEMQADFNTWHKQPILKTPSPFEKQMSLIYTHEVFKKFQIEVLGLSGCRLMKENKDNHLTTFEILDFQNNEEFVVEWEASKKEISCLCRLFEFNGYLCRHSLMALLTVGVFAIPSQYILKRWSKDVRSKHHKRKTDEDVCSSKERFDRLHEKSIEFIDEASLSHESYNFACHTLGEALKHCATINQSLKVDKENVGKNNLGDTSLLDPRSSKTKGAPSRRIKSGIEKGRKRHKKES, encoded by the exons ATGGAAGTTGTTGATGAGAATGAACAACTTATTATTGAAGGAAACAGAGAGCATGTAGTTGTTTCACATGTTACCAATGATTCACATCTTAGTGATCCAAATGCTAATGAAAGTCAAGAACCATACATTGGAATGGAATTTGAACCAAGATTCTTTTATGCAATTGATTTGGATGATGAGAATCGTGTGAAAAATGTATTTTGGGTGGACGCAAAAGGTAGAGAAGATTATCAAGAGTTTGGAGATGTGATATCATTTGATACAACTTATATCACAAATAAGTACAAAATGCCATTTGCTCCTTTTATTGGTGTGAACAATCACTTTCAGTCAAGGCTACTTGGTTGTGCATTACTAGCTGATGAAACCTCAAATACTTTCATATGGTTGATGAAAACATGGCTTAGAGCAATGGGTGGAAATCCTCCAAATGCAATAATAACTGATCAAGACAGAGCAATGAAAGTAGCTATAAGAGAGGTGTTTCCAAATACACGACACCGGTTTTGTCTTTGGCATATACTTAGAAAGGTACCTGAGAAGCTTAGTCATGTGTTACGAAATAATGAAGACTTCAAGAAACATTTCAATTCATGTATCTATAGGTCTTGGTCAAAAAAGCAATTTGAAGATAAATGGCAAGAAATGGTAGAAAAGTTTCAGCTCTTGGAGGATCAGTGGCTTCAGTCTTTGTACGAAGAACGTGAATATTGGGTTCCTGTTTACATGAAGGATACATTTTTTGGTGGCATGTCTACAACTCAGCGATCAGAGAGCATCAATTCgttttttgacaaatatgtATGTAAGAAAACTACATTAAAGGAATTTgtggaaaaatataaagttgctTTGCATGATAGAGAAGAGGCAGAAATGCAAGCTGATTTTAATACATGGCACAAGCAACCCATTCTTAAGACTCCATCACCTTTTGAGAAACAAATGTCTTTGATCTACACACATGAAGTCTTTAAGAAATTTCAAATAGAAGTTTTGGGATTATCTGGATGTCGTCTTATGAAAGAGAACAAGGATAATCACCTTACTACTTTTGAAATCTTAGACTTTCAGAATAATGAAGAGTTTGTTGTAGAGTGGGAGgcatcaaaaaaagaaatttcttGCTTATGTCGTTTATTCGAGTTTAATGGATATCTTTGTAGACATTCATTAATGGCACTTCTCACTGTTGGTGTCTTTGCTATCCCATCACaatatatattgaaaagatGGAGCAAGGATGTAAGAAGCAAGcatcataaaagaaaaacagaTGAAGATGTGTGTTCTAGTAAGGAGAGGTTTGATCGTTTACATGAAAAGAGTATTGAATTTATTGACGAAGCATCGTTAAGTCATGAGAGTTACAATTTTGCATGTCATACACTTGGTGAAGCCTTGAAACATTGTGCAACTATTAATCAATCTTTGAAAGTTGATAAAGAAAATGTTGGTAAGAACAATTTAGGTGATACGTCACTACTTGATCCTCGATcatcaaaaacaaaaggagCTCCATCACGAAGAATAAAAAGTGGGATCGAGAAAGGGCGTAAGAGACATAAAAAG GAAAGCTGA